A genomic window from Rhizobium sp. 007 includes:
- a CDS encoding glycosyl transferase: MGRYTQSLATLNQLIDSQQDAKTYALLAKNLLQLGFKADAARSYALAAQYDSPNAYEYHKQAARLHFECGNEDDALLIGMRNLSKAQDDAELAYILTSIYLNRQQRDIVKPFKKVLSESSNPDHSRLAALLLTDDLHDQTNQMLARNLFKRYPGNIAFRFLYLVFLREFNDFDETDKHNAPIIERIAKGDLDVLRKDNPFYHLHWNGDESLNRFATIGTTPLNPERVAMRRKMPHTWSDKIRVGYMSSDFWDHHATMKLLQRILELHDTSRFEITLFCHTEPEHLAKNTTDRSRWGNVVDVYGLSNEAIAAVVREHNIDIMVDLKGHTAGSRASSFNLPLAPVHVAWLGFPGSTLNIDLDYVIGDRFVLPDAAKPYYHEKFCRMPESYQPNDPTNRPKPKPITRADLGLPEDAFIFASFNGNRKIIAETIDIWCNILKRAPNSVLWIMSNGTRNQANLSKRFQQAGIPQKRIIFCPRVTYEEHITRQQAADIGIDTFPVNGHTTTSEQLWGGLPVLTVKGTNFASRVSESLQHAIGLPELVAPDLKAYEDLAVELAQNPEKIAEYKARLKANGPIMPLFDAERFCHHLETAYEMMAERARNGLDPDHIDVPALPRRTEPFYSAE; the protein is encoded by the coding sequence ATGGGCCGCTATACCCAATCGCTTGCAACACTGAACCAGCTCATCGACAGCCAACAGGACGCCAAAACCTACGCGCTGCTTGCAAAGAACCTTCTGCAGTTGGGCTTCAAGGCAGATGCGGCAAGATCCTATGCGCTCGCTGCTCAATACGACAGCCCGAACGCATACGAATACCACAAGCAGGCCGCACGTCTACATTTTGAGTGCGGGAACGAAGACGACGCATTGCTGATCGGCATGCGCAATCTTTCGAAGGCGCAGGATGACGCGGAGCTCGCCTATATCCTGACCTCGATCTACCTGAACCGCCAGCAGCGCGACATCGTAAAGCCGTTCAAGAAAGTGCTGTCGGAAAGTTCCAATCCAGACCACTCCAGGCTCGCCGCCCTGCTCCTGACCGACGACCTGCATGATCAGACCAACCAGATGCTCGCGCGCAATCTGTTCAAGCGGTACCCCGGCAATATCGCTTTCCGCTTTCTCTATCTGGTCTTCTTGCGCGAGTTCAACGATTTCGACGAAACCGACAAACACAATGCTCCGATCATCGAGCGCATCGCCAAAGGCGATCTCGACGTGCTTCGCAAGGACAACCCGTTCTACCATCTCCACTGGAACGGCGACGAGAGCCTGAACCGGTTTGCCACGATCGGTACGACCCCCCTCAATCCAGAACGCGTCGCCATGCGGCGGAAGATGCCGCACACCTGGTCCGACAAGATCCGCGTCGGCTACATGTCCTCGGACTTCTGGGATCACCACGCGACGATGAAGCTCCTGCAGCGCATCCTCGAACTGCACGACACGAGCCGCTTCGAAATTACGCTGTTCTGCCACACGGAGCCGGAGCATCTGGCGAAGAACACGACCGACCGCAGCCGTTGGGGAAACGTCGTCGATGTGTACGGCCTTTCCAATGAAGCAATCGCTGCCGTCGTTCGCGAGCATAACATCGACATCATGGTCGACCTGAAGGGCCACACCGCCGGCAGCCGGGCATCGTCTTTCAATCTGCCGCTGGCACCTGTTCATGTCGCCTGGCTCGGTTTTCCGGGCAGCACGCTCAACATCGATCTCGACTACGTCATCGGCGACCGCTTCGTCCTTCCGGATGCGGCAAAGCCGTATTACCATGAGAAATTCTGCCGGATGCCGGAAAGCTACCAGCCGAATGACCCGACGAACCGTCCGAAACCGAAGCCGATCACGCGGGCCGACCTCGGCCTGCCTGAAGATGCCTTCATCTTCGCTTCGTTCAACGGCAACCGCAAAATCATCGCCGAGACGATCGACATCTGGTGCAATATCCTGAAGCGCGCGCCCAACAGCGTCCTTTGGATCATGTCCAACGGGACGCGGAACCAGGCAAATCTCTCGAAGAGGTTCCAGCAGGCCGGCATCCCGCAAAAGCGCATCATCTTTTGCCCGCGTGTCACCTACGAAGAACATATCACCCGCCAGCAGGCAGCCGACATCGGCATCGACACATTCCCGGTCAATGGTCACACGACCACGTCGGAGCAGCTATGGGGCGGTCTGCCGGTCCTGACAGTCAAGGGCACCAACTTCGCGTCGCGCGTCAGCGAGAGCCTGCAGCACGCCATCGGCCTGCCCGAACTCGTTGCCCCGGACCTGAAGGCTTATGAAGACCTGGCCGTCGAGCTGGCGCAAAATCCCGAAAAGATCGCCGAGTACAAGGCGCGCCTGAAAGCCAACGGCCCGATCATGCCGCTTTTCGATGCGGAGCGCTTCTGCCATCACCTGGAAACAGCCTATGAAATGATGGCTGAGCGCGCCAGGAACGGCCTTGATCCTGATCACATCGACGTGCCGGCTTTGCCGCGGCGTACAGAGCCGTTCTACTCGGCGGAATAG
- a CDS encoding flagellin produces MTSINTNNSSMAALQTLRNVNKGLNQTQNHVSTGLRVGSASDNAAYWSIATTMRSDNKALSAVSDALGMGAAKVDTAYTAMDSAIDVVSEIKAKLVAATENGVDKAKVQEEISQLQAQLMSIAQSASFNGENWVAGANNTTKSVVSSFVRDGSNGVSVKTTDYKLDNTSAGNVLFGMSGGSIETSTGILGTSTGATGSVYSMDITNFTLGQISTALSNVESALKAMTSAGAELGSLSTRIELQDDFVSALSDSIDSGIGRLVDADMEEESSKLSALQTQQQLAIQSLSIANSSSQNILSLFR; encoded by the coding sequence ATGACAAGTATTAATACGAACAACTCTTCCATGGCAGCTCTCCAGACGCTGCGTAACGTCAACAAGGGCCTGAACCAGACTCAGAACCACGTTTCGACGGGTCTGCGCGTCGGCTCGGCTTCCGACAACGCTGCTTACTGGTCGATCGCAACGACCATGCGTTCCGACAACAAGGCGCTCTCGGCCGTTTCCGACGCTCTCGGCATGGGTGCCGCCAAGGTCGACACCGCTTACACCGCGATGGACAGCGCCATCGACGTTGTTTCCGAAATCAAGGCCAAGCTGGTCGCCGCAACTGAAAACGGCGTCGACAAGGCGAAGGTCCAGGAAGAAATCAGCCAGCTGCAAGCGCAGTTGATGAGCATCGCTCAGTCGGCTTCCTTCAATGGCGAAAACTGGGTTGCCGGCGCAAACAACACCACGAAGAGCGTTGTTTCGTCCTTCGTTCGCGACGGTTCGAACGGCGTCTCGGTCAAGACCACCGACTACAAGCTCGACAACACCTCGGCCGGCAACGTGCTGTTCGGCATGAGCGGCGGCTCGATCGAAACCTCCACCGGCATCCTCGGCACCTCGACGGGCGCAACCGGTTCCGTCTACTCGATGGACATCACCAACTTCACGCTGGGCCAGATCTCGACGGCTCTGTCCAACGTCGAATCCGCACTGAAGGCGATGACTTCGGCTGGTGCCGAGCTCGGCTCGCTCTCCACCCGCATCGAACTGCAAGACGATTTCGTCTCGGCTCTGAGCGACTCGATCGACTCCGGTATCGGCCGTCTCGTCGACGCTGACATGGAAGAAGAGTCCTCCAAGCTCAGCGCCCTGCAGACGCAGCAGCAGCTTGCGATCCAGTCTCTCTCGATCGCCAACTCCTCTTCGCAGAACATCCTGTCGCTCTTCCGCTAA
- a CDS encoding flagellin translates to MTSIVTNNAAMAALQTLRGINQGLGETQDHVSSGLRVGKAADNAAYWSIATTMRSDNKALSAVSDALGLGAAKVDTAYAAMDSAIDVVSEIKAKLVAATENGVDKAKVQEEIDQLQEQLLSIAQSAAFSGENWVAGANNTTKSVVSTFVRDGSNGVSVKMTDYKLDNTSAGNVLFGMSGGTIETSTGILGTSTGATGSVYSMDITNFTLGQLSTALSNVEAALKAMTSAGAELGSISTRIEMQDDFVSALSDSIDSGIGRLVDADMEEESSKLSALQTQQQLAIQSLSIANSSSQNILSLFRG, encoded by the coding sequence ATGACGAGTATCGTTACCAATAACGCTGCAATGGCAGCTCTCCAGACTCTCCGCGGCATCAACCAGGGCCTCGGCGAAACCCAGGATCATGTTTCGTCCGGCCTGCGCGTCGGCAAGGCCGCTGACAACGCTGCTTACTGGTCGATCGCAACGACCATGCGTTCCGACAACAAGGCGCTTTCGGCTGTTTCGGACGCTCTCGGCCTCGGTGCCGCCAAGGTCGACACTGCCTATGCTGCGATGGACAGCGCCATCGACGTTGTTTCCGAAATCAAGGCCAAGCTGGTCGCCGCGACCGAAAACGGCGTCGACAAGGCGAAGGTCCAGGAAGAAATCGACCAGCTTCAGGAACAATTGCTGAGCATTGCTCAGTCGGCTGCCTTCTCCGGCGAAAACTGGGTTGCCGGGGCAAACAACACCACGAAGAGCGTTGTTTCGACCTTCGTTCGCGATGGTTCGAACGGCGTCTCGGTCAAGATGACCGACTACAAGCTCGACAACACCTCGGCCGGCAACGTGCTGTTCGGCATGAGCGGCGGCACGATCGAAACCTCCACCGGCATCCTCGGCACCTCGACGGGCGCAACCGGTTCCGTCTACTCGATGGACATCACCAACTTCACGCTGGGCCAGCTCTCGACGGCTCTGTCCAACGTCGAAGCCGCACTGAAGGCAATGACTTCGGCTGGTGCCGAGCTCGGCTCGATCTCCACTCGCATCGAAATGCAGGACGATTTCGTCTCGGCTCTGAGCGACTCGATCGACTCCGGTATCGGCCGTCTCGTCGACGCCGACATGGAAGAAGAGTCCTCCAAGCTCAGCGCCCTGCAGACGCAGCAGCAGCTCGCGATCCAGTCTCTCTCGATCGCCAACTCCTCTTCGCAGAACATCCTGTCGCTCTTCCGCGGCTAA
- a CDS encoding flagellin yields MTSILTNVAAMAALQTLRAINDSLEETQNHVSSGYRVEKAADNAAYWSIATTMRSDNKALSAVSDALGLGAAKVDTAYSAMDSAVDVVTEIKAKLVAATEKGVDRTKIQEEIKQLQAQLLSIAQSASFSGENWVAGNETKSVVSSFVRDGNGNTSVTTTDYKLDSSSTGNVLFGVSGGAIETSSGIIGSSNGTIGSIYSMDITSFGTDGISLALTAVELGLEAMTRAASQLGSISTRIQLQEDFVSALSDSIDSGVGRLVDANMEEESSKLTALQTQQQLAIQSLSIANSSAQNILSLFRS; encoded by the coding sequence ATGACCAGTATTTTGACCAATGTCGCTGCAATGGCCGCTCTCCAGACGCTGCGCGCCATCAATGACAGTCTGGAGGAAACTCAAAATCATGTTTCATCCGGTTATCGCGTAGAAAAGGCAGCCGATAATGCCGCCTATTGGTCGATCGCAACGACCATGCGCTCCGACAATAAGGCGCTTTCGGCGGTCTCCGACGCTCTGGGTCTCGGTGCCGCCAAGGTCGACACTGCCTATTCTGCGATGGACAGCGCCGTCGACGTGGTGACAGAAATCAAGGCCAAGCTGGTTGCAGCGACCGAGAAGGGTGTCGACAGAACGAAAATCCAGGAAGAGATCAAGCAGCTGCAGGCGCAGCTCCTCAGCATTGCGCAATCCGCATCCTTCTCCGGCGAAAACTGGGTCGCAGGCAACGAAACGAAAAGCGTTGTCTCCTCCTTCGTCCGCGACGGCAACGGAAACACTTCCGTTACGACCACCGACTATAAGCTCGACTCCTCGTCCACCGGCAACGTTCTGTTTGGCGTGAGCGGTGGCGCAATCGAAACCTCATCGGGCATTATCGGCTCTTCGAACGGGACCATCGGTTCAATCTACTCGATGGACATCACATCCTTCGGAACGGACGGGATTTCGCTCGCTCTGACGGCCGTCGAACTCGGCCTCGAGGCGATGACGAGGGCAGCCTCGCAGCTCGGCTCGATCTCGACACGCATCCAGCTACAGGAGGATTTCGTCTCAGCGCTGAGCGACTCGATCGACTCGGGTGTCGGCCGTCTCGTCGATGCAAACATGGAAGAGGAATCCAGCAAGCTGACGGCATTGCAGACGCAGCAACAGCTAGCGATCCAGTCGCTGTCGATTGCGAATTCCAGCGCGCAGAACATTCTCTCGCTCTTCCGCAGTTAA
- a CDS encoding flagellin, which yields MAYTITDVGALNVLTVLRGVSKEADTVQRQVSSELRVETAADNASSWASATTLRSDENALKTVGDALGLGAAKVDTAYTAITSLIDVVSEIRKTVVSATDPANDRDKLSVTMEQYKSQLESAVNSVNFSGENWLLNRDATAPVQRSVIGGFVRGPNGEYYPQNITYPAANTIMIDTNNASRGLLTKSINADPDAVPARNYYLLDVGSTTSAAGTEISISTSSTSQDLQDMLTVLDNILSSLNATAAGLGTMNSRIEDRQDFVATLSTSLKTSIGALVDTDMDEASVRLSAAQTARDMATEALSVMNTSASKVLILLE from the coding sequence ATGGCCTACACGATCACAGACGTAGGCGCGTTGAACGTGCTCACTGTTCTTCGCGGCGTTAGCAAGGAAGCCGACACCGTTCAGCGGCAGGTATCGTCGGAGCTGCGCGTCGAGACTGCGGCGGATAATGCCTCCTCATGGGCTTCGGCAACGACCCTGCGGTCGGACGAAAACGCGTTGAAGACCGTCGGCGATGCACTAGGTCTCGGTGCCGCGAAGGTCGATACCGCCTACACGGCGATAACCTCGCTTATCGACGTGGTCTCGGAGATACGCAAAACCGTCGTATCGGCAACCGACCCCGCCAATGATCGCGACAAGCTCAGCGTCACGATGGAGCAGTATAAGTCACAGCTGGAAAGTGCCGTGAATTCCGTCAATTTTTCCGGTGAGAACTGGCTGTTGAACCGAGATGCGACGGCACCTGTGCAACGGTCGGTCATCGGCGGCTTCGTCCGCGGTCCGAACGGTGAATATTACCCGCAGAATATTACTTACCCGGCAGCCAATACGATCATGATCGACACGAACAACGCCAGCCGCGGTCTTCTGACGAAATCGATCAACGCCGATCCGGACGCAGTGCCGGCCCGCAATTACTATCTGCTCGATGTGGGTTCGACGACGTCGGCGGCTGGTACCGAAATATCGATCTCCACAAGCTCGACGTCGCAGGACCTGCAGGACATGCTGACAGTATTGGACAATATCCTTTCCAGCCTCAATGCCACCGCCGCGGGCCTTGGCACGATGAATTCCCGCATCGAAGACCGGCAGGATTTCGTCGCCACGCTTTCGACGTCGCTGAAGACAAGCATAGGCGCCCTTGTCGATACTGATATGGACGAAGCGTCGGTCCGCCTGTCCGCAGCTCAAACAGCACGTGATATGGCAACCGAAGCACTTTCTGTCATGAACACGTCCGCGAGCAAGGTCCTGATCCTGCTCGAGTAG
- a CDS encoding MotB family protein, whose protein sequence is MSESENHHHGRNEVIIVKRHGGGDHDGAHGGAWKIAYADFMTAMMAFFLVMWLVNAANEETKASVATYFNPIKLADEKPTEKGLKKPVDQADGDRKQDKSKEEEEEPTKGASAANGDDQTSTSGDQKNYSEADFFENPYSVLAEIAQEVGQQANVSAKGEGGASDSGPATGADGGKAYRDPFDPDFWTKQVEVTHADKAEQAAADEADPEQKPDATELAKAEALKPATADQASAAAGEAQDKSALLPEKSGEAAAEAQKPGQQQPADAPKLADVQKQAEELQQEIARQISGIAGKLAEGLTVTAAEGGLLVSLADQNDSSMFNIGSAVPRKEMVLAMEKIGEILKSRQGAVVIRGHTDGRQYKGADNENWRLSMDRAQAAYYMLVRGGVDEKRVSQVSGFADRRLKLPDDPFNAGNRRIEILVQADQG, encoded by the coding sequence ATGAGTGAAAGCGAAAACCATCACCACGGCAGGAACGAAGTCATCATCGTCAAGCGACATGGCGGCGGCGATCATGACGGCGCGCATGGCGGCGCCTGGAAAATCGCCTATGCCGACTTCATGACCGCGATGATGGCGTTCTTCCTCGTCATGTGGCTGGTCAACGCAGCGAACGAGGAAACCAAGGCCTCCGTCGCCACCTATTTCAATCCGATCAAACTTGCCGATGAGAAGCCCACTGAGAAGGGCTTGAAGAAGCCCGTCGACCAGGCCGATGGCGATCGGAAGCAGGACAAGTCGAAGGAAGAGGAAGAAGAACCTACCAAAGGCGCATCGGCCGCGAATGGTGACGATCAGACGTCGACTTCAGGCGACCAGAAGAATTACTCCGAAGCCGATTTCTTCGAGAACCCCTATTCGGTTCTTGCCGAAATCGCCCAGGAAGTCGGCCAGCAGGCAAATGTCAGCGCGAAAGGCGAGGGCGGAGCAAGCGATTCGGGTCCCGCAACCGGGGCTGATGGCGGAAAGGCGTATCGCGATCCGTTCGATCCGGATTTCTGGACGAAACAGGTCGAGGTCACGCATGCCGACAAGGCCGAACAGGCCGCAGCCGACGAGGCCGACCCCGAACAGAAGCCCGATGCGACGGAGCTGGCGAAGGCAGAGGCTCTCAAGCCCGCAACCGCGGATCAGGCGTCCGCCGCAGCAGGCGAAGCGCAGGACAAAAGCGCGCTCTTGCCGGAAAAATCAGGTGAAGCCGCAGCCGAGGCACAAAAACCCGGCCAACAGCAGCCTGCCGATGCACCCAAGCTCGCCGACGTGCAGAAACAGGCCGAGGAACTGCAGCAGGAGATCGCCAGGCAGATCAGCGGTATTGCGGGCAAGCTTGCAGAGGGTTTGACCGTCACTGCAGCAGAGGGCGGCCTGCTCGTCAGCCTGGCCGACCAGAACGACAGTTCCATGTTCAATATCGGCTCGGCAGTTCCCCGTAAGGAAATGGTGCTGGCGATGGAGAAGATCGGCGAAATCCTGAAGAGCCGTCAGGGCGCAGTCGTGATCCGCGGCCATACGGACGGCCGTCAATACAAGGGCGCCGACAATGAGAACTGGCGTCTTTCCATGGATCGTGCGCAGGCAGCCTATTACATGCTCGTTCGGGGTGGGGTGGACGAGAAGCGCGTCTCCCAGGTTTCGGGCTTTGCTGACCGGAGGCTGAAGTTGCCCGACGATCCATTCAATGCCGGCAACCGCCGCATCGAAATCCTGGTTCAGGCGGATCAAGGATAG
- the motC gene encoding chemotaxis protein MotC, whose translation MARPQHRHLLLALGLAIASPAVATGEDQANLAPYKMLRSLQFVQDSVALGDHSAAEMQRFMLGTIDQRLRSADASVFDDDRNVDAALVYAMSGGNPATLEYLIARDVNGYFDTRITDVLRKYLSGKGLLVAKTLVETANEYRDKKIGPYLALVGGNVMVARSPDEALKLYDQARLSAPGTIVEEAALRRSVAICVEAGLLDKGLAYSQRYVRRFLHSPYASQFADLFVKLIVDHDHVKTEDIVSILSFMDESRRREVYLRIARAAGIAGKAELARTAAAYAQSLAGEPNNALGALADFYGNMALVSTPDVGAAAKSIKSVADSELSPRDRALRAAAKSIAEQVLQPPDPASLTQASDSKPANEEITSEQAAVSTADGSQPAEIAAPSKPADDGAAPALMPDGAGQEADPSFKSFVTTSRSKLDEIDGLLSQESN comes from the coding sequence ATGGCGCGCCCGCAGCACCGGCATCTTCTCCTGGCTCTCGGACTGGCGATCGCTTCGCCAGCCGTCGCTACGGGTGAGGACCAGGCGAACCTGGCGCCGTACAAGATGTTGCGTTCGCTGCAGTTCGTACAGGACTCGGTCGCCCTCGGCGATCATTCGGCGGCGGAGATGCAGCGCTTCATGCTCGGCACGATCGATCAGCGCCTGCGCAGTGCGGATGCCTCTGTCTTCGACGATGACCGCAATGTCGATGCCGCACTCGTCTATGCCATGAGCGGCGGCAATCCGGCCACGCTTGAATATCTGATTGCCCGGGACGTGAACGGCTATTTCGACACTCGCATAACCGATGTCCTGCGCAAGTACCTGAGCGGCAAGGGCCTGCTCGTTGCAAAGACACTGGTCGAAACCGCAAATGAGTACCGCGACAAGAAGATCGGTCCCTATCTCGCGCTTGTCGGCGGCAACGTCATGGTGGCGCGAAGCCCGGACGAAGCGCTCAAGCTCTATGATCAGGCGCGGCTCTCGGCGCCGGGAACGATCGTCGAAGAGGCGGCCCTGCGCCGCTCGGTGGCGATTTGCGTCGAAGCGGGTCTCCTTGACAAGGGGCTTGCCTATTCGCAGCGCTATGTGCGGCGGTTCCTCCATTCGCCCTATGCGAGCCAGTTCGCCGATCTTTTCGTCAAGCTGATCGTCGACCACGACCATGTGAAGACGGAAGATATCGTCAGCATCCTCTCCTTCATGGACGAGTCGCGGCGGCGCGAGGTCTATCTGCGCATTGCGCGCGCCGCCGGTATTGCCGGCAAGGCGGAGCTTGCGAGGACGGCAGCCGCATACGCGCAATCGCTTGCCGGCGAACCGAACAATGCGCTCGGCGCGCTCGCGGATTTCTACGGCAACATGGCCTTAGTCTCCACGCCCGACGTGGGTGCGGCCGCAAAGAGCATCAAGAGCGTTGCAGACAGCGAGCTCTCCCCGCGCGACCGCGCGCTACGCGCTGCGGCCAAATCGATCGCCGAACAGGTGCTGCAGCCGCCGGATCCGGCAAGCCTGACACAAGCGTCCGATTCTAAACCTGCTAATGAAGAAATTACTTCTGAACAGGCAGCCGTATCCACGGCCGACGGATCCCAGCCCGCAGAGATCGCGGCGCCCTCCAAGCCTGCTGACGATGGGGCGGCGCCGGCGCTGATGCCGGACGGTGCAGGGCAGGAGGCTGACCCGTCATTCAAATCCTTTGTGACGACGAGCCGTTCGAAACTCGACGAAATCGACGGTCTCTTGAGCCAAGAGAGCAATTGA
- a CDS encoding flagellar hook-length control protein FliK has product MIDMSVTGGVAATEASPAARGNGPAAKDGDAGNGGFSDVLSKAGNSPQNSTGGEPAVPPAADDAQTDVDEGAAGSIALSLRDRARSKPMIALSDASLKQQAATQPETVAIDTGKSGKDQMKSRVDTVSVKFEVKEDAGEVAEDAHVAKDEKSAKTLENKTGADEGPPLDATSVSDALGLLNKDATDTVIPVAFLAAAHVNAKDDMAGKEKDAGRGTGNAPAAAALAAISASDAQMPAVDDAANLDGKTFRLSRADGRGESMDIRIGADQEASAAKAKSDIESVTVLDSRRYIGLAQNSASVTAAILGDREWTGAMQPSSALSNAAEWTSTGKVVNTLKIQMTPIDLGLVTATMRLSGDALNVDLKVETGAAYRQLKEDHGKIIEVLRSQGYAIDNVTISMAPVEKPDAGNQANAQEQSSQQQSLQQGQGGEARERHAQTAQRGNGGLNGAGETYVEDVASGAAGGGASGSVYL; this is encoded by the coding sequence ATGATCGATATGAGCGTTACGGGGGGAGTTGCCGCAACCGAGGCGTCGCCAGCCGCCAGAGGCAATGGTCCGGCAGCCAAGGACGGCGACGCTGGCAATGGCGGCTTTTCGGACGTGCTCTCGAAGGCAGGAAACAGTCCGCAAAACAGCACCGGCGGCGAGCCTGCTGTGCCCCCTGCGGCTGATGATGCCCAAACAGACGTCGATGAAGGCGCCGCCGGCAGTATCGCTCTCAGTTTGCGCGATCGCGCTCGCAGCAAGCCGATGATCGCTCTCAGCGATGCCTCGTTGAAACAACAGGCCGCGACGCAGCCGGAGACGGTTGCAATCGACACAGGCAAATCCGGCAAGGATCAGATGAAAAGCCGCGTCGATACGGTTTCGGTAAAATTCGAAGTCAAGGAAGACGCCGGCGAGGTCGCGGAAGATGCACATGTCGCAAAAGACGAAAAATCGGCAAAGACCTTGGAGAACAAGACCGGAGCCGATGAAGGCCCTCCGTTGGATGCGACGTCTGTCTCTGATGCGCTCGGTCTTTTGAACAAGGATGCCACGGATACGGTGATCCCGGTGGCATTCCTGGCTGCAGCCCATGTGAATGCGAAGGACGATATGGCCGGGAAGGAAAAGGATGCCGGCCGTGGCACTGGTAATGCGCCTGCGGCCGCTGCGCTGGCGGCGATCAGCGCCAGCGACGCGCAGATGCCGGCCGTGGACGACGCAGCCAATCTTGATGGAAAGACGTTCCGTTTGAGCCGCGCGGACGGGCGCGGCGAGTCCATGGACATCCGTATCGGTGCTGACCAGGAAGCGTCCGCCGCCAAGGCGAAGAGCGATATCGAAAGCGTCACGGTTCTCGATTCACGCCGCTATATCGGCCTCGCGCAGAATTCCGCATCCGTGACCGCTGCAATCCTTGGCGACAGGGAGTGGACGGGTGCGATGCAGCCGAGTTCCGCACTGTCGAACGCTGCCGAATGGACGAGCACCGGGAAGGTTGTCAACACCCTGAAGATCCAGATGACGCCGATCGACCTCGGCCTCGTGACGGCAACGATGCGCCTTTCCGGCGATGCCCTGAACGTCGATCTGAAGGTCGAAACCGGTGCGGCCTATCGGCAGCTCAAGGAAGATCACGGCAAGATCATCGAGGTGCTTCGCAGCCAGGGTTATGCCATCGACAACGTCACGATCAGCATGGCGCCGGTAGAAAAGCCCGACGCGGGGAACCAGGCAAATGCGCAAGAGCAGTCTTCCCAGCAACAATCTTTGCAGCAGGGGCAGGGCGGTGAAGCGCGCGAGCGCCACGCCCAGACAGCACAGCGGGGCAATGGAGGCCTTAATGGGGCAGGGGAGACATATGTTGAAGATGTTGCTTCTGGCGCCGCTGGCGGCGGCGCTTCTGGCAGCGTTTACCTCTGA
- a CDS encoding lytic transglycosylase domain-containing protein yields the protein MKMLLLAPLAAALLAAFTSETRASNGACEREIQSAAAKYGIPEGILYSVGLTETGRKGSLYPFALNIEGKAVFPPSELDAMRQFYSARKSGAKLIDIGCMQINHYFHGENFSSAEAMFDPHRNVEYAAKFLRNLHDRHETWTMAVARYHAGPNNDPAQKRYVCRVIANLVATGYGKWTPNASNFCHN from the coding sequence TTGAAGATGTTGCTTCTGGCGCCGCTGGCGGCGGCGCTTCTGGCAGCGTTTACCTCTGAGACACGCGCCTCCAACGGTGCCTGCGAAAGGGAAATCCAGTCTGCTGCCGCCAAATACGGCATACCGGAAGGCATTCTCTATTCCGTGGGCCTGACGGAAACCGGACGCAAAGGTTCGCTCTATCCTTTTGCACTGAACATAGAGGGCAAGGCAGTCTTCCCGCCTTCCGAGCTGGACGCCATGAGGCAGTTCTATTCGGCGCGAAAAAGCGGTGCAAAGCTCATCGACATCGGCTGCATGCAGATCAACCATTACTTTCATGGCGAGAATTTCAGCTCGGCGGAAGCCATGTTCGACCCGCACCGCAATGTCGAATATGCGGCGAAGTTCCTTCGCAATCTTCACGACCGGCATGAAACCTGGACGATGGCGGTAGCCAGATACCACGCCGGACCAAACAACGACCCTGCGCAGAAGCGGTATGTCTGCCGCGTGATCGCCAATCTCGTCGCTACCGGCTACGGCAAGTGGACTCCCAATGCGAGTAACTTCTGCCACAACTGA
- a CDS encoding winged helix-turn-helix domain-containing protein, with amino-acid sequence MIVVVDERELVKDGYTSLFGREGIPSTGFDPSEFGEWVQTAADSDIAAVEAFLIGQGRQTLELPRAIRDRSQAPVIAVSDQPSLENTLALFDCGVDDVVRKPVHPREILARAAAIRRRLKAISTHTDIGAIRVFSDGRDPEINDEVFALPRRERRILEYLIANRGRRVTKTQIFNAIYGIFDEEVEENVVESHISKLRKKLRKKLGFDPVDSKRFLGYCIDWN; translated from the coding sequence ATGATCGTAGTGGTTGATGAGCGTGAGCTCGTAAAAGATGGTTACACATCACTGTTTGGCCGCGAGGGCATTCCCTCGACCGGCTTTGATCCAAGCGAATTTGGCGAGTGGGTGCAAACGGCGGCGGATTCCGATATCGCGGCTGTCGAAGCTTTCCTGATCGGCCAGGGCAGGCAGACCTTAGAGCTGCCACGGGCGATCCGGGATCGCTCCCAGGCGCCGGTGATCGCGGTCAGCGACCAGCCTTCGCTCGAAAACACCCTTGCACTTTTTGATTGCGGCGTCGACGATGTCGTCCGCAAGCCAGTGCACCCCCGTGAAATCCTGGCGCGCGCCGCTGCAATCCGCCGCCGCCTGAAAGCGATTTCGACCCACACCGATATCGGCGCGATCCGCGTCTTTTCGGACGGCCGCGATCCGGAAATCAACGATGAAGTCTTTGCGCTTCCGCGCCGCGAACGCCGCATTTTGGAATACTTGATCGCCAACCGCGGCCGCCGCGTCACCAAGACCCAGATCTTCAACGCCATCTACGGCATCTTCGATGAGGAAGTCGAAGAGAATGTCGTTGAGAGCCATATCTCCAAGCTGCGCAAGAAGTTGCGCAAGAAGCTCGGCTTCGACCCGGTCGATTCGAAGCGCTTTCTCGGCTACTGCATCGACTGGAACTGA